A section of the Styela clava chromosome 9, kaStyClav1.hap1.2, whole genome shotgun sequence genome encodes:
- the LOC120339355 gene encoding protocadherin beta-16-like, producing the protein MQWMYIATMALLLMEGFYVVMASRTEDRVTKYVSEDEQEGFIVANMAKIFSLDYDERAGRTFKLLSQNLVTRNPTSEPLEVELLTLDKNTGVITLAKPIDREDLCESAEQCIIEVQAVMLPNRFFTMLNMDIIIEDVNDNPPIFNKKFETSVREDDVIVGDVINLDQFKATDPDIGLNGQISYKLQENSYFAVETYEDNLGISHLQFKVLKVPDHEEIQKIELKLTARDGGSDPLSNHVTAVINIEDANDQDPVFDQQEYTAHLRENDGESLLVTTVHAEDADSGDYGSVRYFIPKTSSAGKSATLASKLLSVNKLNGEVRLKRKVDREIHDGLRVLIEARDSDPEKPRVGKTWLIINVEDVNDNAPIIKVNFIVDSVNFTGYIPESDSVQTYVAYVSATDVDNGLNGQVTSTIQTYGKHKSMKDLVELHNEFNLATDGLLTTGRQLDRETFQYYIIKLKSCDGGTPAKCAVKNITIVVLDINDNSPIFDSPAKAVMIAEDNKIGSFVINVQALDQDAAYPPSLWKNKEGEIEPSRNGIIRYEIIHGNTDYFGINEVSGDIRLKKPLDHEKQKEWRLMVEARDEGWESSSRANCSIVIRVADVNDNRPVFINPDGDNAEVYSTILYDQLIMKVEAIDSDYGSNSKINYKIIKEDEKVIKPNATDPTIFIMNPINGELRLNFSNENLTDILGWHTVDIEASDSGTPPLSANILIHVKVTDENLPDPSVRYAGFDKKYILLAVVLGAASCVLIIVIACIFLCRKRKAKKDHTYNIKTAESKKRAWITAPVNLNNTPRPEHSSYFKPRSLNNPSSTSSPNRLDDVTGRDDVIVSQSSILQAQSQLKTFKADSKSAPTTVIFSSVRAADRDSGRGDSDSEAGNLGITDEQATQEQIFPVTQRQNSQQDNESTRTSELGPQCDENCRKYGHSDNCWMPSPTSDSYYPSKLRFGMTASTPQLDHPSYFDNDGIDRRKTEYPTLQHFPKSTGYYQDQPDYYRTMSPSFRQTPEQYYQHGYESELQPIEEMTPLNPPVAYPNHVNYDPDDVSAQTHLTLSTSPRHQDEATDNFARASSRSSLASSRDYSHHQHFAPQNQPRWDSRYYNPPRVQRTPIHSSQPDFQNQNFRPATSPIPRMTYPRLSSSSSENSSKLSISTSLKVPSAHRIQTSYPTSYSYYPIQDVNQGGTVSIQEAQDIVSDIDNLLLNQ; encoded by the exons ATGCAATGGATGTATATTGCAACGATGGCATTGCTACTCATGGAAGGATTTTACGTTGTTATGGCAAGCAGGACAGAAGACAGAGTTACAAAATATGTCTCCGAAGATGAACAAGAAG GATTCATTGTTGCTAACATGGCAAAGATATTCAGCTTAGATTATGATGAAAGAGCGGGAAGAACATTCAAGTTATTGAGTCAAAATCTAGTAACTCGAAATCCAACTTCCGAACCATTAGAAGTAGAGTTACTAACCTTAGACAAAAATACGGGAGTTATAACGTTGGCAAAACCGATTGACAGGGAAGACTTATGTGAAAGTGCGGAGCAATGCATCATTGAAGTTCAG GCCGTTATGCTTCCAAACCGTTTCTTCACTATGCTCAATATGGACATTATTATTGAAGACGTCAATGATAATCCTCCGATTTTTAATAAGAAATTTGAAACAAGTGTACGAGAAGATGACGTCATAGTTGGTGATGTCATCAACCTTGATCAATTTAAAGCTACAGACCCTGACATTG GTTTGAACGGACAGATTTCATacaaattacaagaaaattCATACTTTGCTGTAGAAACATATGAAGACAATCTTGGCATCTCACATCTACAATTCAAAGTCTTAAAAGTACCAG ATCACGAAGAAATTCAgaaaatagaactaaaactCACAGCCAGAGACGGAGGCAGTGATCCTCTTTCTAATCATGTGACAGCTGTTATCAACATAGAAGATGCAAATGATCAGGATCCGGTATTCGACCAACAG GAATACACTGCCCATTTACGAGAAAATGATGGAGAATCATTGTTAGTAACAACCGTTCATGCCGAAGACGCTGATTCTGGCGACTACGGGTCTGTCAGATATTTCATACCCAAGACGTCGTCTGCTGGCAAGTCTGCTACTCTTGCATCCAAATTGCTTTCTGTGAACAAATTAAATGGAGAAGTTAGATTGAAAAGAAAGGTTGATCGCGAGATTCATGATGG acttCGAGTACTGATCGAAGCGCGCGACAGTGATCCTGAAAAACCAAGAGTTGGAAAAACATGGCTCATAATAAACGTCGAGGATGTAAACGACAATGCTCCTATCATTAAAGTTAATTTTATCGTGGATTCTGTCAACTTTACAG GCTACATTCCCGAATCTGACAGCGTACAAACTTACGTAGCGTACGTCAGCGCAACTGACGTCGACAATGGACTGAACGGTCAGGTTACATCGACTATTCAGACATACGGAAAACATAAATCAATGAAAG ATCTTGTAGAGTTACATAATGAGTTCAATCTTGCAACCGACGGACTTCTCACGACTGGCCGACAATTAGATAGAGAgacatttcaatattatataatcAAGTTGAAGTCATGCGACGGAGGCACTCCAGCAAA GTGTGCTGTCAAAAACATCACTATCGTCGTGCTAGACATAAACGATAACTCTCCGATTTTTGACTCTCCTGCAAAAGCTGTCATGATTGCAGAAGACAATAAAATTGGGTCCTTTGTTATCAACGTACAAGCTTTGGATCAGGACGCTGCATACCCTCCGTCTTTATGGAAAAATAAG GAAGGTGAAATCGAGCCATCCAGAAACGGAATTATTCGATACGAAATCATCCATGGTAACACTGATTATTTTGGAATCAATGAAGTATCTGGAGACATCAGATTGAAAAAACCACTTGATCATGAAAAGCAAAAAGAATGGAGG TTGATGGTAGAAGCGCGAGATGAAGGCTGGGAATCGTCATCGAGAGCGAATTGTTCAATTGTGATAAGAGTTGCAGATGTCAATGATAATCGACCAGTGTTTATCAATCCTGATGGTGATAATGCAGAAGTTTATTCGACTATTTTATATGATCAACTTATAATGAAAGTAGAG GCAATAGATTCGGATTATGGGTCCAACTCCAAAAtcaattacaaaataataaaagaagaCGAAAAAGTCATCAAGCCGAATGCTACTGATCCTACCATATTCATTATGAACCCGATAAATGGTGAATTGAGATTGAACTTCAGCAACGAAAATTTGACAGATATCTTAGGATGGCATACTGTGGATATTGAG GCAAGCGATTCCGGCACACCACCTCTCTCTGCAAATATATTAATTCATGTGAAAGTTACTGACGAAAATCTACCCGATCCCTCTGTTCGATACGCAGGATTTGATAAGAAATATATTCTACTAGCTGTCGTTCTTGGAGCAGCATCTTGTGTTCTTATTATTGTCATTGCTTGCATATTCTTATGCAGAAAACGAAAGGCTAAAAAG gacCATACATACAACATCAAAACTGCTGAGAGTAAAAAGAGAGCGTGGATTACAGCGCCTGTTAATTTAAACAATACTCCAAGGCCAGAGCATTCCAGTTATTTCAAACCAAGAAGTCTAAATAACCCATCTTCCACCTCGTCTCCAAATAG ACTTGATGACGTAACAGGCAGAGATGACGTCATTGTATCCCAATCGTCAATTCTTCAAGCGCAAAGTCAACTCAAGACTTTTAAAGCAGATTCAAAG TCTGCACCGACTACCGTAATATTTTCGTCCGTACGAGCTGCCGATAGAGACAGTGGACGTGGTGATAGTGATTCTGAAGCTGGGAATCTTGGAATAACGGACGAACaag CAACTCAAGAACAGATCTTCCCTGTTACGCAACGACAAAATAGTCAACAAGACAATGAAAGTACACGAACAAGTGAATTGGGTCCGCAATGTGATGAAAACTGTAGAAAATATGGACATAGCGACAACTGCTGGATGCCATCACCAACATCAG attcCTACTACCCTTCGAAATTACGTTTTGGAATGACCGCATCAACCCCACAACTCGATCATCCTTCATATTTTGACAACGACGGAATCGATCGACGAAAAACTGAATACCCAACTTTGCAACACTTTCCTAAAAGTACTGGATATTATCAAGATCAACCCGATTATTACAGGACAATGTCTCCTTCTTTCAGACAGACGCCAGAACAATACTACCAGCACGGTTATGAAAGCGAATTACAGCCTATTGAAGAAATGACGCCTTTGAATCCACCGGTAGCCTATCCTAACCACGTAAACTATGATCCAGATGATGTTAGCGCGCAGACTCATCTCACGCTATCAACGTCACCCAGGCACCAAGATGAAGCCACAGACAATTTTGCTCGCGCGTCTTCACGTTCTAGTTTAGCATCCTCAAGAGATTATTCCCACCATCAGCATTTTGCGCCACAAAACCAACCGCGATGGGACTCCAGGTATTACAATCCTCCGCGCGTACAACGAACCCCAATTCACAGCAGTCAACCAGACTTTCAAAACCAAAATTTCCGCCCCGCAACGTCACCTATTCCGCGAATGACGTACCCAAGATTGTCGTCAAGTTCTTCAGAAAATTCATCTAAACTAAGTATCTCGACCTCACTGAAGGTTCCATCTGCGCACAGAATACAAACGAGTTACCCCACGTCCTATAGTTATTACCCCATTCAGGATGTTAATCAGGGGGGCACTGTGTCTATCCAAGAAGCACAAGACATTGTCAGCGATATTGATAATTTACTtttaaatcaataa
- the LOC120339224 gene encoding uncharacterized protein LOC120339224, translating to MAEIPAISYDTLYTSRKDSEGYLGQGTFSTVFRCYHHAHGDVAVKVLKKCGRNPITSFNKEGLMHLKANSSPHILSLHGIAQQGGFVCLVLEYMPFGDLASLLTSHNIEIPWTVRLRVLFETASALTYLHNFSEDKRFIHCDLKAENILLSADLHAKIADFGGSTLSSYTGATAEMSRSGSYRPDDGLIQYTLSHAAPELLGQLDGKRTPYMDIYSFAIVMYVVTSRNQPFRAVPPHLIEHCVKGGQRPREGLEKIKTELAEKHIAVDQSILNCFFDLMENCWKTEPKERLPMDKVRARLHVELRNILDSTMSQDVNNLKSKMPAFSRGGMPQDPIGVLQKFRHYESNPSIEVCRPHQSRWHTVSPEANPPFRRSEQQQPQPSTSQLSRSFPVQPVDELSSRMRNMQIPGPPIHSATQPTNPQSPSGIRELEASFADPYLREGNNVRMITDVAAIKNAQIGHGGWNDSLLQLRDMIGIVKKVEDNGDVTVSFSGVQSHRFNSCSLVKIPSESDFHIGDLVCVTLDKEIVQIMQKDHGGWVNDMDYIFKQTGLIFRFLQEGDILAVYKNGLYFRFNPDVLCKTSGPGDLEELCLRDNPNIKIGDYVCHDMEEDVMRELQEWSGGWNSEMSSLKGRVGKLVYADYHGRTFVAYNSKCCYVFNPAAITKLSENEAIRRFKNHKDEMKKHAKLVVESKINRREFAIGDVVRVHLPLDVMIEMQRGHGGWCYQMLEVYGLTGKVKDFDGSHNVQVLFDTGNKWTFNPAVLDITSTDGSVPPPLYVPPFLIGDKVRVKIEDLNNERNMSMNKVRHVCKLLEISEEKVDILTKTGVVAGIDDDFDVIVTFGEGKSYGIKPEQLEKIT from the coding sequence ATGGCAGAAATTCCTGCTATCTCATATGACACATTGTATACTTCTCGGAAGGACTCAGAGGGGTATTTGGGACAAGGAACATTCAGCACTGTTTTTCGTTGCTACCATCATGCACATGGGGATGTTGCTGTCAAAGTTCTCAAGAAATGTGGTAGAAACCCTATAACTTCGTTTAATAAAGAAGGATTAATGCATCTGAAAGCCAACTCATCTCCACATATTTTGAGCTTGCATGGTATTGCCCAACAGGGTGGATTTGTATGTTTGGTCCTGGAATACATGCCGTTTGGAGATCTAGCAAGTTTGTTAACAAGTCACAACATAGAAATTCCATGGACTGTCAGACTTCGTGTCCTTTTTGAGACAGCCTCAGCATTGACTTACCTCCACAACTTTTCTGAAGATAAAAGATTTATTCATTGCGATCTGAAGGCTGAAAACATTCTCTTAAGTGCCGATCTTCATGCCAAAATTGCTGATTTTGGAGGATCTACTTTATCAAGTTATACAGGAGCAACGGCCGAAATGTCTAGGTCGGGTTCATATAGACCGGATGATGGCCTAATTCAGTATACACTGAGCCATGCAGCACCCGAACTTCTCGGTCAGCTGGATGGGAAACGCACCCCATATATGGATATATACAGTTTTGCAATAGTGATGTATGTTGTTACCAGCCGAAATCAGCCATTTAGAGCAGTTCCTCCTCATCTGATCGAGCATTGTGTGAAAGGGGGTCAGAGACCAAGAGAGGGGCTTGAAAAGATTAAAACTGAACTAGCAGAGAAACATATTGCTGTAGACCAAAGTATACTTAACTGTTTCTTTGATTTGATGGAAAATTGTTGGAAAACCGAACCGAAGGAAAGGCTTCCAATGGATAAAGTGCGTGCTCGATTACATGTAGAATTAAGAAACATTCTTGATAGTACAATGTCACAGGatgtaaataatttaaaaagtaaaatgCCTGCATTTTCAAGAGGTGGCATGCCACAAGATCCTATTGGTGTTCTGCAGAAGTTTCGCCATTATGAATCTAATCCCTCAATAGAGGTATGCCGTCCACATCAATCAAGATGGCATACTGTCTCACCTGAAGCAAATCCCCCATTTAGACGTTCAGAACAACAACAACCTCAACCTTCAACTTCCCAGCTATCAAGATCTTTTCCTGTGCAGCCTGTTGATGAATTATCGAGCAGGATGAGGAATATGCAAATTCCTGGTCCTCCAATTCATTCCGCAACTCAACCGACCAATCCCCAGTCCCCATCTGGGATTAGGGAATTGGAGGCAAGCTTTGCTGACCCCTATCTTCGTGAAGGAAATAATGTCAGAATGATTACTGATGTTGCTGCcataaaaaatgctcaaattggACATGGTGGTTGGAATGATTCTTTGTTACAGTTGAGAGATATGATCGGAATTGTAAAGAAAGTTGAAGACAATGGTGATGTTACAGTGTCATTTTCAGGTGTTCAAAGCCACCGCTTTAATTCTTGTTCATTAGTTAAGATTCCATCAGAAAGTGATTTTCATATTGGCGATCTTGTCTGTGTCACTTTGGACAAAGAGATTGTACAGATAATGCAGAAAGATCATGGAGGATGGGTGAATGACATGGACTACATTTTCAAGCAAACTGGGCTTATTTTCAGGTTCTTGCAAGAGGGTGACATTTTGGCAGTTTATAAGAATGGACTGTACTTTCGATTCAATCCAGATGTATTATGCAAGACAAGCGGTCCTGGTGACCTTGAAGAGTTATGTCTCCGTGATAATCCCAATATAAAAATTGGTGATTATGTCTGTCATGATATGGAAGAAGATGTCATGCGAGAGTTACAAGAGTGGAGCGGAGGGTGGAACAGTGAGATGTCAAGTCTGAAAGGCAGAGTTGGGAAGTTAGTTTATGCTGATTATCACGGAAGAACCTTTGTTGCATACAATTCAAAATGCTGTTATGTTTTCAATCCAGCTGCAATTACTAAATTATCTGAAAACGAAGCAATACGACGATTTAAAAACCATAAAGATGAAATGAAGAAACACGCAAAATTGGTAGTTGAGAGTAAAATAAATCGCCGCGAGTTTGCCATTGGTGATGTTGTGCGTGTTCATCTTCCCTTGGATGTAATGATAGAGATGCAAAGAGGTCATGGCGGATGGTGCTACCAGATGCTGGAGGTATATGGTTTAACTGGCAAAGTTAAGGATTTTGATGGATCTCATAATGTACAAGTTCTCTTTGACACTGGAAACAAATGGACATTCAATCCTGCGGTTCTCGATATCACATCCACTGATGGTTCTGTTCCGCCACCTTTGTACGTGCCTCCCTTTCTGATAGGTGATAAAGTTCGTGTGAAGATAGAAGatctaaataatgaaagaaacATGTCAATGAACAAAGTTAGACATGTTTGCAAACTACTTGAAATTTCTGAAGAGAAGGTAGACATACTGACGAAAACTGGTGTAGTTGCAGGAATTGACGATGATTTTGATGTGATAGTAACTTTCGGAGAAGGAAAAAGTTATGGAATCAAGCCCGAACAATTAGAAAAGATAACATAA